A region of the Yarrowia lipolytica chromosome 1C, complete sequence genome:
TAATTTACAACACCCCAAGTAATCAGTTACACTTTATTTCTATAATGCTTAAACGATAGTTGAATGGGTGCTCATCTGAATCAACCCTTCCTCGGCTACATTGTTCACGTAGCGAAAGTCGAATACAAACGGCTCCTCAATCACTCGTCCTATTCTCTCCTCggtggccttcttgatACATGCAGCCTTGTAGGCTATGACCTTGAGATACCGCTCGGAGTAAGCCCATGCGTTGAGTTCCGAATCAATACTGTTGATTTGGGATGGAGGCAAGGTGTCCATCTCTAGGGTTTCTAGATCCATCAGCAGCGTGCAATTATCTGAGCACAGCATGACGAATTTATGCAGGGTGACGTCTGCTACCAGTCTAGCAGTTTCAAAGTTCCATCCTTGGAGTACGACATGGCCCACCAAATAAACGGAAGAGTCATCTTGGTAGAGGACGGAGAGCACCAGGTTGTCGTACAATACCACGAGGAAGGGTCCACACACAGTGAACTTCTTTCTTCCATGTTGTTCTCCAAACGAGTAGACTCCAGTTTGGTGCACAACATGTAAGTGTGAATCATCAGTAAGAAGAGCAAGGGATCCCACAGTGTGCAAAGCGGTGTGTGCTGGCACTTTCATGGGCTGTTTATGAGGCAGCGTGGTCATGTCCACGAAGAAGAATTTGTCTTTGGAGTCTCCCGAGATGGCCTTGACTGTCATATGGTCGTCTGTTTGAGCAATGAAAGAAGCTTCAAACGGCAGCACCACTTGTCCCAGACGCGTTTCGTACTCGTATCTCCAGCCCTTTTCTCCATCGTCCTTGATTGAAAACTCCGGACGTGCTGTCTCACAAACTCCAATTTGGTCGGACATGTTGAGGGTGATGATGACTCCGTTATGGTGCATCTGGATGCGGTTGTGGAGGATTTTGCAGCGGAAGTTGCGGGCAACAACGTCTGACGCTATCACGCTCAGTCGTTTGTTTTGGTCAGTTTTCTTGCCCTCCCGTTCCATCTTTGTGTTGAGATGACTTCGTTTGACGAGTTCTCCTCGGCGGAAACGGCTGGGAAGACGCCCGCCTTCGGCCAGCTCGTACATGAAATGCAAATTGTGATAGTCCATGGGCGTCACCACTCGTTTGAGACGTCGTAGAGTGCCTCTCCAGGAGCCATGGCCATACTGAGGAGAGATCCACTGGCACAGGTCTCGGCATCTGTGTGCAAATAGCGCCTCGTCGAGAAACCGCGACGACGTTATTGCTCGGATTTCTGAACAGCtggcctccagagcaaGGAGGCTTTTTGTGTCGAGGTGATAACACAccatggtgatgatttCCGGAGGCAGCGATAGCGACATGTTGTGGTAGAGCTGAAGCTGCGGAGTGGATGTTGATTTCttgtgtattttttttccccttgTGAGATGGGGTTTGTGGCTCCGGTATATATGAATCCCGCCTGTTACCTGAAGCTGCCCTCTGACGGTGTTCCTACCTGTGTCACCGGAGTTGTGGCTATTGTAGCGAGCGACATGTGAATACTCACGCATGTATAGCGCACGATAAGAGGTGATATAGAGTTCTGCTTGGGAGCAAACAATTTTGGTTGACCCTGGAAACGAGATGGTCCGGAAAGAGGGGGAGCCTGTTTGACAGGAGCGGCGGCGGAGAAGTACACCAAGAGCCCCACGCTGTTGACCACGTGAGCAGT
Encoded here:
- a CDS encoding uncharacterized protein (Compare to YALI0C01507g, no similarity); protein product: MREYSHVARYNSHNSGDTGRNTVRGQLQVTGGIHIYRSHKPHLTRGKKIHKKSTSTPQLQLYHNMSLSLPPEIITMVCYHLDTKSLLALEASCSEIRAITSSRFLDEALFAHRCRDLCQWISPQYGHGSWRGTLRRLKRVVTPMDYHNLHFMYELAEGGRLPSRFRRGELVKRSHLNTKMEREGKKTDQNKRLSVIASDVVARNFRCKILHNRIQMHHNGVIITLNMSDQIGVCETARPEFSIKDDGEKGWRYEYETRLGQVVLPFEASFIAQTDDHMTVKAISGDSKDKFFFVDMTTLPHKQPMKVPAHTALHTVGSLALLTDDSHLHVVHQTGVYSFGEQHGRKKFTVCGPFLVVLYDNLVLSVLYQDDSSVYLVGHVVLQGWNFETARLVADVTLHKFVMLCSDNCTLLMDLETLEMDTLPPSQINSIDSELNAWAYSERYLKVIAYKAACIKKATEERIGRVIEEPFVFDFRYVNNVAEEGLIQMSTHSTIV